A region from the uncultured Bacteroides sp. genome encodes:
- a CDS encoding GH92 family glycosyl hydrolase: MKKKARFYDRLLNGLLLLGLIYSCTPTVPDYAQYVNPFIGTGGHGHTYPGAVVPNGMIQPSPDTRIYEWDACSGYYYPDTTINGFSHTHVSGTGCADYGDVLLMPTVGRQDYHSMGSESQQMAYCSAFSHKNEVAEPGYYSVFLNRYKVKAELTATKRAAIHCYTFPEAQDAGFILDLDYSLQRQKNEEMELEVVSNTEIRGHKKTVYWAFDQYINFYAKFSKPFTYTMVTDSMALDKGGPLLPTAKVLLHFQTKAGEQVLVKIGVSAVDMDGARKNVESEIPGWDFDGVRRAARSEWNAYLSKIDIKTKDTSLRTMFYTALYHTGMQPNLFTDADGRYLGMDLKPHQGSVDKPVYTIFSLWDTFRAYHPLMTIIDPKLNEAFIRSLILKYREGGILPMWELAGNYTGTMIGYHAASVIADSYVKGYRNFDVQEAYKACLRAAEYDTVGILCPPLVLPHLMPKAKYWKNKIGYVPCDKDNESVAKALEYVYDDWCISVLAEALGDEETHDKYMAFAKGYEIYFDPSTHFMRGLDSKGNWRVPFNPRSSNHRNDDYCEGTAWQWTWFVPHDVDGLVKLMGGRKAFIGKLDSLFTADSTLEGTRTSVDISGLIGQYAHGNEPSHHITHLYNYVGQPYKTQELVDRVLYTLYANDPNGLPGNEDCGQMSAWFVLNAMGFYQVCPGKPVYSIGRPLFDEVTIHLINGKDFTVVAHHNSRTNKYIQDIKLNGKKLAKPFFTHQELMNGNTLELTMGDKPLKQ, encoded by the coding sequence ATGAAGAAAAAAGCAAGATTCTATGACAGGCTTTTAAACGGACTTTTACTGTTGGGACTAATTTATAGTTGTACTCCAACCGTCCCGGATTATGCACAATACGTTAATCCGTTTATAGGTACCGGCGGGCACGGACATACTTATCCCGGTGCAGTAGTTCCCAACGGGATGATTCAGCCAAGTCCGGACACGCGTATTTATGAATGGGATGCCTGTTCCGGTTATTATTATCCGGACACCACAATTAATGGCTTTTCGCATACTCATGTCAGTGGTACGGGGTGTGCCGATTACGGAGATGTACTGCTAATGCCCACGGTAGGGCGTCAGGATTATCATTCTATGGGGAGTGAAAGTCAGCAAATGGCGTATTGTTCCGCATTTTCGCACAAGAATGAGGTTGCGGAACCGGGGTATTATTCCGTTTTCCTGAACCGGTATAAGGTGAAAGCCGAATTAACGGCTACCAAGCGTGCGGCCATTCACTGTTATACTTTTCCGGAGGCACAGGATGCCGGCTTTATTCTTGATCTGGATTATAGTTTGCAACGTCAGAAGAACGAAGAGATGGAGTTGGAGGTGGTTAGTAATACGGAAATACGCGGTCATAAGAAAACGGTGTACTGGGCTTTCGACCAGTATATTAATTTTTATGCCAAGTTCTCAAAGCCGTTTACATACACTATGGTCACCGATTCCATGGCATTGGATAAGGGTGGTCCCCTGCTTCCCACGGCTAAGGTCCTGTTGCATTTCCAGACTAAAGCGGGCGAACAGGTATTGGTTAAAATAGGAGTCTCGGCGGTGGACATGGACGGTGCACGGAAAAACGTGGAATCGGAGATACCGGGATGGGACTTTGACGGAGTGCGCCGGGCGGCCCGCAGTGAGTGGAATGCTTATCTTTCCAAGATAGATATCAAGACCAAAGATACCAGCTTGCGCACTATGTTTTACACGGCTCTTTATCATACGGGGATGCAACCCAATCTTTTTACCGATGCGGACGGACGCTATCTGGGTATGGATTTGAAGCCTCATCAGGGTAGTGTGGATAAGCCTGTATATACAATTTTCTCTTTGTGGGATACTTTCCGTGCTTACCATCCGTTGATGACGATTATAGATCCCAAGTTGAACGAGGCGTTTATCCGTTCGCTGATCCTGAAATACAGGGAGGGGGGAATACTGCCTATGTGGGAGCTTGCCGGTAACTACACGGGGACGATGATCGGTTACCATGCGGCTTCGGTGATTGCTGATTCTTATGTGAAGGGGTATCGCAATTTTGACGTGCAGGAAGCTTACAAGGCTTGTCTCCGTGCTGCGGAATATGACACTGTGGGGATCTTGTGTCCGCCGTTGGTGTTGCCTCATCTGATGCCAAAGGCTAAATACTGGAAAAATAAGATTGGGTATGTGCCTTGCGACAAGGATAATGAGTCGGTAGCCAAAGCTTTGGAATATGTTTATGATGACTGGTGTATTTCCGTTCTGGCCGAAGCGTTGGGAGATGAAGAAACTCACGATAAGTACATGGCTTTTGCCAAGGGCTACGAAATTTATTTTGATCCTTCCACCCACTTTATGAGAGGGTTGGATAGTAAGGGCAATTGGCGTGTTCCGTTCAATCCTCGTTCTTCCAATCATCGTAATGATGATTATTGTGAAGGCACGGCATGGCAGTGGACGTGGTTTGTTCCCCATGATGTGGATGGACTAGTGAAATTGATGGGTGGGCGTAAAGCTTTTATTGGAAAGCTCGATTCTCTGTTTACGGCCGATTCTACCTTGGAAGGAACCAGAACGTCCGTTGATATTTCCGGGTTAATAGGACAATATGCTCATGGAAATGAACCAAGTCATCACATCACGCATCTTTATAACTATGTGGGGCAGCCCTATAAAACGCAGGAATTAGTGGATCGCGTGTTATATACGCTTTATGCGAATGATCCGAACGGGCTTCCCGGTAATGAAGATTGCGGGCAGATGTCGGCATGGTTTGTGCTCAATGCTATGGGCTTTTATCAGGTATGTCCCGGGAAGCCTGTTTATTCCATCGGACGTCCGTTGTTTGATGAAGTCACCATACATTTGATAAATGGGAAGGATTTTACCGTCGTGGCACATCATAATAGCCGCACTAATAAATACATACAGGATATCAAACTGAATGGCAAAAAACTGGCTAAACCTTTCTTTACCCATCAGGAACTTATGAATGGCAACACCCTTGAGTTGACAATGGGGGATAAACCTTTAAAACAATAA